The window GCCAGGGCTTCAGGCGCGGCCATGCGATGCCCTCTCGCCCGTCGCCGCCCGCGACGGGTCGGCGCGAAGCGCGACGCCCTCCGCGATCGCGCGCCGCATGTTGGCCGCGTTCGCGGCGAGGCTGGCCCCGCAGTCGAACAGGCTGCTGCTGCCGGCCACCAGGATGTCGGCGCCGGCCGCCACCATGCGAGGGATATTGGCAAAGCTCACGTTGCCGTCAACCTCGATGGGGATCGGGCGGCCGGTCGCATCGAGCATCCGCCGGCACGCCGCGATCTTCGGCAGCGTGGCGGGCACGAGCGACTGGCCAGCGAACCCGGGATTCACCATCATCAGCAGCACGAAGTCGAGCCGGTCGAGGACGTGCGCGATCCGGTCCAGCGGCGTCGAGGGGTTCAGCGCCGCGCCCGCCAGCATGCCACGCTCGCGAATGTCCGCCAGCGTGCGGTCGAGGTGGACCGCCGACTCGACGTGCACCGAGACCCATTGCGCGCCAGCCTCCGCAGCCCTGCTCACGAAGAAACCGTTGTCGCAGACCATCAGGTGAAGGTCGAACGGCAGGGCAGTGACGGCGCGCAAACGCTCCGGCAGCAGGAGCCCGAGGGGCATGTTCGGCGCGAAGCGCGCGTCCATGATGTCGAAGTGAAGCATGTCGGCGCCGGCATCCTCGAGCCGGGCCAACTCCTCGGCCAGGCGGCCCATGTCGGCGCACATCACGGAGGGTGCGATCCGCACCGCCGGCGGGGCGGCCGGCACGCTGGCCTCCGGCGCGCGAACGCGCGTGCCACCGCCATGCGCGGGTGCCGCCCTCCTCGGCGTCTCGAACGCCTCCCGGCAGTGCCGGAGCGACTCGCGCAGCATGCCCTCGAGGTGGCGGTCGGAGTAGTCGCGGCCCAGCTTCGGCCCGGCAATCTCGAGATAGCCCACCAGCTCGTCAACCGGCAACTCCGCCTGCCGCGCCAGCAGAAGCTCGCGGACCTCGTCCACGCGCACGATGCCCCGCTCGCGCTCGTCCTCCGTGAAGCCGAACGTCGACTCGAACACGGGGTCGGTGTTCCTCAGGTGCAGCTCGTACAGCCAGGGCAAGCACTCGCCGAGCAGGCGCATCGGGCCGAACACGACGCGACGGTCGGCGTCGGCGTAGCCGTGGGAGGCATCGGCGCAATAGCCCACGCGGGCCGTCGCGCGGCCGCACGAGAGCC is drawn from Chthonomonadales bacterium and contains these coding sequences:
- the rpe gene encoding ribulose-phosphate 3-epimerase, with the protein product MPSLSLRVGAKTDPVEYRYSYPWLFRILASEGVRDVQLGTFFELYHLPDSFFAELRRQAADHGLRIHSLFTSHRELGGFFREEEGFVAVARGNYERLIEVGALLGARSVGCNPGAVLRDRHETKRAGVCRYIEHMRALMQRAADAGIEWLTIEPMSCEAEPPTLPSEIVSLAAELDAFRLSCGRATARVGYCADASHGYADADRRVVFGPMRLLGECLPWLYELHLRNTDPVFESTFGFTEDERERGIVRVDEVRELLLARQAELPVDELVGYLEIAGPKLGRDYSDRHLEGMLRESLRHCREAFETPRRAAPAHGGGTRVRAPEASVPAAPPAVRIAPSVMCADMGRLAEELARLEDAGADMLHFDIMDARFAPNMPLGLLLPERLRAVTALPFDLHLMVCDNGFFVSRAAEAGAQWVSVHVESAVHLDRTLADIRERGMLAGAALNPSTPLDRIAHVLDRLDFVLLMMVNPGFAGQSLVPATLPKIAACRRMLDATGRPIPIEVDGNVSFANIPRMVAAGADILVAGSSSLFDCGASLAANAANMRRAIAEGVALRADPSRAATGERASHGRA